The DNA segment CCCCACCTTGACGTCCAGCACGATCGAGGCGGCGCCCCCCGCCAGCTTCTTGCTCATGACGCTCGCGGCGATCAGGGGCGGGGACGCGACCGTGGCGGTCGCGTCCCGCAGGGCGTACAGGACGCCGTCGGCGGGAGCCATGGAGGCCGACTGGCCCGCCACCACGACCCCGACCTCCCGCGCTTGCGCGCGGAACGCCGCCTCGTCGAGGGCCGCGCGGTAGCCGGGGATCGCTTCGAGCTTGTCGATCGTGCCGCCGGTATGCCCGAGGCCGCGTCCCGACGCCTTCGCGACCGTCGCGCCGAGCGTCGCGAGGAGCGGCGCGAGCACGAGCGTCGTCTTGTCCCCCACGCCGCCGGTGGAGTGCTTGTCGGCGGTGTGCGGCAGGTCGCTCAGGTCCAGCCGCGCGCCGCTGTCCGCCATCGCTTCGGTCAGGACCCCCGTCTCGCGATCCGTGAGGCCGCGGAACACGACCGCCATCAACCAGGCGGCCGCCTGTTCGTCGGGCACGGTGCCGTCGGCGACGCCCCGCACGAACGCTTCGAGGTCCGCGTCGTCATGGGCGTGCCCGTCGCGTTTCTCGGCGATGAAGGCGGGCAGGTTCATGCGCTCACTGTAGCCAACGCGCCCCATGGGGGCCCGCCCGTCCGGTCACGACGGCGGCGACGCGAGCGCCGCCCACGCCGCGCGGGCCTCCGCCGCCTCGTCCCACGGGTGGGGACCGTCGGCCCGCTCGAGGGTCGCTTCGGGGCCCTTCCCGGCGAGCAGCACCACGTCGCCCGGGGCGGCGTCGGCGACGGCGGCCCGGATCGCGTCGCGCCGGTCGGGGTGAAGGTGGTAGGCGTCGCCCGCCGCGCCACCCGCGGCGCGCGCGCCGTCGGCGAGGGCGGCCAGGATCGCGTCGACGTCCTCCCCCCGCGCGTCCTCCTCGGTGAAGTAGGCGACGTCGGCGTGCCGGACCGCCGCCTCCCCGAGCGGCGCGCGCTTCCCGGGGTCGCGTTCGCCCGCCGCCCCGATCACGACCCGCACGCGCCCCCCGGGGCCGGCCATCGGCCGGACGGTCGCGAGCGCCGCGGCGAGCGCGGGGGGCGTGTGCGCGAAATCCACGACGAGGGCGAACGGGTCGGACGCCACGACCTGCATGCGGCCGGGGATGCCGGGGAACGACGCGAGGCGGGCGACGGCGACGTCGGCGGGGACGCCCTCGTGCGCGGCGGCGGCGACCGCCGCGACGGCGTTCAGGGCGTTGTGGCGGCCGGGGAGGGGGAGGACCCCGGCGTGCTCGCGGCCGTCGGGCGCGGCGAGGCGCACCGTCTGGCCGCCGGGGGCGGGGTCGGCGGCGAGGAGGCGCCAGTCGGCGCGGGGGTCGGCCCCGTAGCTGGTCGAGGGGGTGGGGAGGGCGGCGTAGACGTCGTACGTCGCGTCGTCGCGACACAGGATCGCGTGCGCCGCGCGCGCGATCAGGACGCCCTTCGCGTCGCGGTACGCCTCGAACGACCCGTGGAAGTCGAGGTGCTCCGGCGTGAGGTTCGTCCAGATCGCGAGGGCGTACGCGACGGCGTCGAGGCGCCGTTGCGCCAGCCCGTGCGAGCTGGACTCCAGCACGACGTGGCGCGCGCCGGCGTCGACGGCGGCGGCGAGGAACGCCTGCACTTCGTTCGCTTCGGGCGTCGTGAACCCGCCGGGCGGGCCGGGCGCGTCGTGCCCGAGGCGCACGAGGGCGGTGGACAACAGCGCCGCGTCGCCGCCCGGCGGGGCGGCGCCGGCGGGGCCCTGCAGCAGCCACCAGGCGAGCGCCGACGTCGTGGTCTTGCCGTCGGTGCCGGTCACGCCGATCACCCGCGTCCGGCGCGAGGGGTGGCCGTGCAGCGTCGCCGCGAGGTGGGCGACGGCGCCGCGCGCGTCGTCGACGCGGAGGTACGGCACGCCCGCCAACGCGTCCGTGGGGGGGACGTCGCGCTCCCCGACGACCAGCGTCGCGCCGGCGGCGACGGCGTCGGGCACGAAGGCGTGCCCGTCGAAGCGGGCGCCCCGCCGCGCGACGAAGATCGCGCCGGGCGTCACCCGGGCGGCGTCCTGCGTCACCGCCGTCACGACGGCGTCGGGGAACGCCGACGGGTCGCCGCCCAGCCCGGCGCGGTGGAGGAGGTCGCGGAGGCGCACCCCTACCCCCGCATCACCGGCGGCGTCAGGCCGTGCCGCTCGAGGTCGGCGCAGAGCGCTTCGAAGTCCGCCTCGCGCCCGACGAAGTCGAGGGCGTCGGCGTCGATGGTGACGACGCGGGCGCCGCCGAAGCCGACGGCGAAGGCGTCGTACAGCGTATTCAACGTCGCGAGGTAGTCCGCGTCGATGTCGCGTTCGTAGCCGCGTCCGCGGCGGGCGATGCGGGCCTGCAGGGTCGGGAGCGACGCGCGGAGGTAGACCAGCAGGTCCGGGGGGCGCAACGTCGCGGCGATCGCGTCGTAGAGGCGGCGGTAGGCCGCCCAATCGCGCGCGTCCATCACGCCCCGCGTCCACAACGCCCGCGCGAAGACGTCGGCGTCCTCGTAGATGGTGCGGTCCTGCACGACCCGTTCCCCCGGGTTCACCTGGCGCAGGTGCTGGCGGAGGCGTTCGGCGAGGAAGAAGGTCTGCGAGTGAAACGCCCAGCGCGGCATGTCGGCGTAGAAGTCGCTCAGGTACGGGTTGTCGTCGACCGCCTCGAAGATCGGTTCGAGGCCGTAGCGCTCCGCGAGGCGGGTCGTGAGGGTGGATTTGCCGACGCCGACGTTCCCGGCGATCGCGACGTACATCAGGCCGCCTTCAGCGGCGCGAGCACGGCCGCGAGGACCGCCTCGCGGTCGTCGCGGGAGCCGACGAAGTCCACGTCGGCGGCGGGGATCGTG comes from the Trueperaceae bacterium genome and includes:
- the murE gene encoding UDP-N-acetylmuramyl-tripeptide synthetase, with product MRLRDLLHRAGLGGDPSAFPDAVVTAVTQDAARVTPGAIFVARRGARFDGHAFVPDAVAAGATLVVGERDVPPTDALAGVPYLRVDDARGAVAHLAATLHGHPSRRTRVIGVTGTDGKTTTSALAWWLLQGPAGAAPPGGDAALLSTALVRLGHDAPGPPGGFTTPEANEVQAFLAAAVDAGARHVVLESSSHGLAQRRLDAVAYALAIWTNLTPEHLDFHGSFEAYRDAKGVLIARAAHAILCRDDATYDVYAALPTPSTSYGADPRADWRLLAADPAPGGQTVRLAAPDGREHAGVLPLPGRHNALNAVAAVAAAAHEGVPADVAVARLASFPGIPGRMQVVASDPFALVVDFAHTPPALAAALATVRPMAGPGGRVRVVIGAAGERDPGKRAPLGEAAVRHADVAYFTEEDARGEDVDAILAALADGARAAGGAAGDAYHLHPDRRDAIRAAVADAAPGDVVLLAGKGPEATLERADGPHPWDEAAEARAAWAALASPPS
- a CDS encoding deoxynucleoside kinase; protein product: MYVAIAGNVGVGKSTLTTRLAERYGLEPIFEAVDDNPYLSDFYADMPRWAFHSQTFFLAERLRQHLRQVNPGERVVQDRTIYEDADVFARALWTRGVMDARDWAAYRRLYDAIAATLRPPDLLVYLRASLPTLQARIARRGRGYERDIDADYLATLNTLYDAFAVGFGGARVVTIDADALDFVGREADFEALCADLERHGLTPPVMRG